The Candidatus Manganitrophus noduliformans genome includes a window with the following:
- a CDS encoding HesA/MoeB/ThiF family protein: protein MAFTEEQLVRYSRHIILTEVGGKGQKKIGQAKVLIVGAGGLGSPIALYLAAAGVGTLGLIDADVVDLSNLQRQIIHHTSDIGRPKVLSAQEKMVAINSDVKVVPYQENLDADNALKIFNDFDYVIDGTDNFPAKFLINDAAHFAKKPLIHGGILRFEGQLFTILPGTSACYRCIFPEPPPAGLIPTCQEAGVLGALAGLIGTLQGTEVLKLILGIGKPLTDRILKYDALRTQFREIPIRRNPNCPLCGGNPTIRTLEVQEPPVCDTDPAPLRSQGMNHQP, encoded by the coding sequence ATGGCCTTTACGGAAGAACAACTCGTCCGGTACAGCCGGCATATTATTCTCACTGAAGTCGGCGGCAAGGGACAAAAGAAAATCGGGCAGGCGAAGGTTCTGATCGTCGGCGCCGGAGGTTTGGGCTCTCCGATCGCCCTCTACCTCGCCGCGGCGGGGGTCGGCACCCTCGGTCTGATCGATGCCGATGTCGTCGATCTCTCCAACCTGCAGCGCCAGATCATCCACCATACTTCCGATATCGGCCGGCCCAAAGTCCTTTCGGCTCAGGAAAAGATGGTTGCGATCAACTCCGATGTGAAGGTCGTTCCGTACCAGGAGAACCTCGATGCCGACAATGCGCTGAAAATCTTCAACGACTTCGACTATGTGATCGACGGAACCGATAACTTTCCGGCCAAATTTTTAATCAACGACGCCGCCCACTTCGCGAAGAAACCGCTCATCCACGGGGGGATTCTCCGATTCGAGGGACAGCTCTTCACGATCCTTCCCGGTACCAGCGCTTGTTATCGCTGCATCTTCCCGGAGCCTCCCCCGGCGGGTCTGATTCCAACCTGCCAAGAGGCCGGGGTGCTCGGGGCGCTCGCCGGATTGATTGGAACCCTTCAAGGGACCGAAGTTTTGAAACTGATTCTAGGGATTGGAAAACCGTTGACCGACCGAATCCTGAAATATGATGCCCTCCGGACACAGTTCCGAGAGATCCCGATCCGAAGGAATCCAAACTGTCCTCTCTGCGGCGGCAATCCGACAATCAGAACACTGGAGGTCCAGGAACCGCCGGTCTGTGATACAGATCCGGCCCCCCTCCGATCACAGGGAATGAATCACCAGCCATAA
- the thiS gene encoding sulfur carrier protein ThiS — MMRVKINGKQEEVQETTLLDLLKAKKIEPRMVTVELNAKMVDRSSLDQTRIQEGDEIEFLFFMGGGSGTELF, encoded by the coding sequence ATGATGCGAGTCAAAATCAACGGAAAACAAGAAGAAGTTCAGGAAACAACGCTTTTGGACCTCCTGAAAGCAAAGAAGATCGAGCCCCGAATGGTCACCGTTGAATTGAACGCCAAGATGGTCGATCGATCCAGCCTGGATCAAACCCGCATCCAGGAGGGAGACGAAATCGAATTTCTCTTCTTCATGGGGGGCGGCTCCGGGACGGAATTGTTTTGA
- a CDS encoding ubiquitin-like small modifier protein 1, with amino-acid sequence MIKVRIPTPLRKLTGGQGEVAAEGETIAALINLLDKEYPGLKERLCDEQGELRRFVNIYVNEEDIRFHQGILTPVKKGDEVSIVPAIAGGSFVITFNE; translated from the coding sequence ATGATCAAGGTTCGCATTCCGACCCCTTTGCGTAAACTGACCGGCGGTCAGGGAGAGGTCGCCGCCGAAGGGGAAACCATCGCCGCATTGATTAACCTTCTGGATAAGGAATATCCCGGCCTCAAAGAACGGCTCTGCGATGAGCAGGGGGAACTCCGCCGGTTCGTCAATATCTATGTCAATGAAGAAGACATCCGTTTTCATCAGGGGATCCTGACTCCCGTGAAAAAGGGGGATGAAGTTTCGATCGTCCCGGCCATCGCAGGAGGATCGTTTGTAATCACGTTTAACGAATAA
- the thrC gene encoding threonine synthase, whose translation MSKMKGLKCKECGKTYPAAALHVCEFCFGPLEVSYNYDYIKTKITKEKILQGPKSLWRYQDLLPIEGEPTVGLNAGFTPMIHAKNLGAELGLDYLYLKNDTVNCLTLSFKDRVVAVALTRAKELGFDTVACASTGNLANSVSAHAAEARLRCFVFIPADLEAGKVLGNLIYRPNVVAVNGNYDDVNRLCSEIAGEYSWAFVNINIRPYYSEGSKTLAYEAMEQLGWRTPDHVVVPIASGSLLTKISKGFNEFADLGFVSPVKTQIHGAQAEGCSPVAAAFKEKRDFIKPVKPKTIAKSLAIGNPADGFYAVKVVLASGGVIEHVTDEEVVEGMTLLARTEGVFAETAGGVTIGVLKKLAKKGLFRKGESVVAYITGNGLKTQEAVAPALGVPWNIQPSLANFQEALKAASADTSNKERGVQ comes from the coding sequence ATGAGCAAGATGAAAGGGTTGAAATGTAAAGAGTGCGGCAAAACCTATCCCGCCGCGGCCCTTCACGTCTGCGAATTCTGCTTCGGCCCGTTGGAGGTCTCCTACAATTACGACTACATCAAAACAAAAATTACGAAAGAAAAAATTCTTCAGGGGCCGAAGAGCCTCTGGCGATATCAGGACCTCCTCCCGATCGAGGGGGAGCCGACGGTCGGCCTGAACGCCGGCTTTACGCCGATGATCCACGCCAAGAATCTCGGCGCGGAGTTGGGGCTCGATTATCTCTATTTGAAAAATGACACGGTGAATTGCCTCACCCTCTCTTTCAAAGATCGGGTCGTCGCCGTCGCCCTCACGCGGGCGAAGGAGCTTGGCTTCGACACGGTCGCCTGCGCTTCCACCGGGAACCTGGCCAATTCGGTCTCCGCACATGCCGCCGAGGCGCGGCTTCGCTGTTTCGTCTTCATCCCGGCCGATCTGGAAGCGGGAAAAGTCCTGGGGAATTTGATTTACCGGCCGAACGTTGTGGCCGTTAATGGGAACTATGACGACGTCAACCGCCTCTGCAGCGAGATCGCCGGAGAGTATTCGTGGGCGTTCGTCAATATCAATATCCGCCCCTACTACTCCGAGGGATCGAAAACCCTCGCTTACGAGGCGATGGAGCAGCTCGGATGGCGAACGCCGGATCACGTGGTCGTGCCGATCGCATCGGGATCGCTTCTCACGAAGATCTCAAAAGGCTTCAACGAGTTCGCCGATCTTGGTTTCGTCTCCCCGGTGAAGACACAGATTCATGGGGCCCAGGCAGAAGGGTGCTCCCCCGTCGCCGCCGCCTTTAAAGAAAAGCGAGATTTCATTAAACCGGTCAAACCGAAGACGATCGCAAAATCGCTCGCCATCGGAAACCCGGCGGACGGTTTCTACGCAGTCAAGGTTGTCCTCGCAAGCGGCGGGGTGATCGAGCATGTGACCGATGAGGAGGTCGTCGAGGGAATGACCCTGCTCGCTCGGACCGAAGGGGTCTTCGCGGAGACCGCAGGAGGGGTCACGATCGGCGTTCTGAAAAAGCTGGCCAAGAAGGGTCTTTTCAGAAAGGGGGAATCGGTGGTGGCCTATATCACCGGAAACGGCCTCAAGACCCAGGAGGCGGTCGCACCGGCCCTGGGTGTTCCCTGGAATATCCAACCGAGCCTGGCGAATTTCCAGGAAGCGCTGAAAGCCGCCTCGGCCGATACTTCGAATAAAGAAAGAGGAGTCCAATGA
- the ftsL gene encoding cell division protein FtsL yields the protein MNEWFRQLESRIAFLFLGGAILFFAFLSLWQRNQMIHLGYEIEQLHQQKAELRRIHQTLLVEAESLSAIERVEQIAARQLKMSPVLPEQRVYIRQARDERGTPEGTGGRAQ from the coding sequence ATGAACGAATGGTTTCGTCAGTTGGAATCGCGGATTGCATTTTTATTTCTTGGAGGGGCGATTCTCTTTTTTGCTTTTCTCTCCCTCTGGCAGCGCAACCAGATGATTCATCTCGGCTATGAGATCGAGCAGCTCCACCAGCAAAAGGCGGAGTTGCGCCGCATCCATCAAACCCTCCTGGTCGAGGCGGAGAGCTTAAGCGCGATCGAACGGGTTGAGCAGATTGCCGCGCGTCAGTTGAAGATGTCCCCCGTCCTTCCTGAACAGCGCGTCTATATCCGGCAAGCAAGAGACGAAAGGGGAACCCCGGAGGGGACGGGAGGAAGAGCGCAATGA
- a CDS encoding NIL domain-containing protein has protein sequence MASLKVHITFPEEKIREPIIYQIGKDYKLITNIRRADVTEKTGWVDLELTGEPAEIERAVEDLKKKGVKVDPIERNIIE, from the coding sequence TTGGCCAGTCTAAAGGTTCATATTACATTTCCGGAAGAGAAAATTCGAGAGCCGATTATTTACCAGATTGGGAAGGATTATAAACTCATCACCAACATCCGGCGGGCCGACGTGACCGAGAAGACCGGATGGGTCGATTTGGAATTGACGGGAGAGCCCGCGGAGATCGAGCGCGCCGTGGAAGACCTCAAGAAAAAAGGGGTGAAGGTCGATCCGATCGAAAGAAATATTATCGAGTAA
- a CDS encoding response regulator, with protein MTAENGEKKRRKERVLVVQEVGINGAASGQAIDLSTEGMYITTHEKFERNATITLHFCLEKHEIEVKAKVVYLHEGVGMGVRFVGLKPGDLDYLKGYIEKVSHSHSFSHSNQKKVLIIDDTQFYQAVYRQRLLSEGFSVLVADNGIEGLKILFRERPILVLLDLVMDGMDGYKVLHIIRSQPEIKDIPVIVSSVRGTPNEVNRAIDLGAVDFLVKATTSPNKVVEKIKEVIRHRRPAH; from the coding sequence ATGACAGCAGAAAACGGCGAAAAGAAAAGAAGGAAGGAGCGCGTCCTGGTGGTTCAGGAGGTCGGGATCAACGGCGCCGCCTCCGGCCAGGCGATTGATCTCAGCACCGAAGGGATGTATATCACGACGCATGAAAAATTCGAGAGAAACGCGACGATCACGCTCCATTTTTGCCTCGAAAAGCATGAAATCGAGGTGAAGGCCAAAGTGGTTTATCTCCATGAAGGGGTCGGAATGGGGGTGCGGTTCGTCGGACTCAAGCCGGGAGATCTCGACTATCTGAAGGGGTACATTGAGAAGGTCTCCCATTCGCACAGCTTCTCTCATTCGAACCAAAAGAAGGTCCTGATTATCGATGATACCCAGTTCTACCAGGCGGTCTATCGGCAACGTCTTCTTTCCGAAGGCTTCTCCGTCCTGGTGGCCGATAACGGCATCGAGGGGCTCAAAATTTTGTTCAGGGAGCGACCGATCCTTGTCCTGCTCGATCTGGTCATGGACGGGATGGACGGCTATAAGGTTCTCCACATCATTCGATCCCAACCGGAGATCAAGGACATTCCGGTCATCGTCTCTTCAGTGAGGGGGACCCCTAACGAAGTGAACCGCGCGATCGATTTAGGGGCCGTCGATTTCCTCGTCAAGGCGACCACCTCTCCCAACAAGGTTGTCGAAAAAATCAAAGAAGTGATCCGTCACCGGCGTCCGGCGCATTAA
- the rsmH gene encoding 16S rRNA (cytosine(1402)-N(4))-methyltransferase RsmH yields the protein MVEPNFSERESEREDEGGRVHEPVLVEEVLIALDCKPNGRKLYLDCTVGLGGHTEAILAATNPEGRVVGLDRDEEALALAEKRLHPYRDRIILRKGSFNELSRIAAELNLKEVDGLLFDLGISSLQLDRPERGFSFQRPGPLDMRMNQMEKETAADWINRATERELAEIIRTYGEERWAKRIASSIIRFRSESGPITRTEELEGVIWRAYPAKARHGRIHPATRTFQAFRMVVNQEMAQLEAGLEAALSLLAVGGRLVVISFHSLEDRLVKQTFKKWAMQEPRRFVNLYKKPIQAGPEEIARNPRARSAKLRGLERAA from the coding sequence ATGGTGGAACCGAATTTCTCGGAAAGAGAATCGGAAAGAGAAGATGAAGGGGGGCGGGTCCACGAGCCTGTCCTCGTCGAAGAGGTTCTCATCGCCTTGGACTGCAAACCAAACGGAAGAAAACTCTATCTCGATTGCACCGTCGGATTGGGAGGCCATACGGAGGCGATCCTTGCCGCGACAAATCCCGAAGGACGGGTTGTCGGACTCGATCGGGATGAGGAGGCGCTTGCCTTGGCGGAAAAACGGCTTCATCCTTACCGCGATCGGATCATTCTTCGTAAAGGTTCTTTCAATGAACTCTCGAGAATTGCGGCGGAACTCAATCTGAAGGAGGTCGATGGTCTTCTTTTCGACCTCGGGATCTCCTCTCTTCAATTGGATCGACCGGAACGTGGATTCTCATTTCAAAGGCCGGGTCCCCTCGATATGCGGATGAATCAAATGGAAAAAGAAACGGCGGCCGATTGGATCAATCGCGCCACCGAACGCGAACTGGCCGAAATCATCCGGACGTATGGAGAGGAGCGATGGGCCAAGCGGATCGCCTCCTCGATCATCCGTTTTCGATCGGAGAGCGGACCGATCACCCGAACGGAAGAGCTGGAGGGGGTAATCTGGCGGGCGTACCCTGCCAAAGCGCGCCACGGCCGAATCCACCCGGCGACGAGGACCTTTCAGGCGTTCCGGATGGTCGTCAATCAAGAGATGGCGCAACTGGAAGCCGGCCTTGAAGCGGCCCTCTCCCTGCTGGCGGTGGGAGGGCGGCTGGTCGTCATTTCATTCCATTCCCTCGAGGATCGGCTCGTCAAGCAGACCTTCAAGAAATGGGCGATGCAGGAGCCGCGCCGATTCGTGAATCTTTACAAGAAGCCGATCCAGGCCGGACCGGAGGAGATTGCGCGGAATCCGAGGGCGCGAAGCGCCAAACTCCGCGGTCTTGAGAGGGCCGCATGA
- the cysK gene encoding cysteine synthase A: MKSHPNITELIGRTPMVQLNRFADDESARLFAKVEFFNPGGSVKDRICLSMIEAAEQAGKLRPGGTMVEPTSGNTGIGLALVAAVRGYKLILVMPESMSMERASLLSSYGAQLVLTPAWEGMRGAIKEAESIIEQNPNYFMPNQFSNPANPEVHRKTTGPEILEALDGKVDAFVVGVGTGGTITGVGEVLKAKNPKTMIVAVEPSASPVLSGGEPGPHKIQGIGAGFVPNVLNRKIIDRVITVSDDDAYKTAKLLARQEGLLVGISSGANALAAQQIARELGRGKTVVTILPDTGERYISIEKYFNI; the protein is encoded by the coding sequence ATGAAATCACATCCGAACATCACCGAATTAATCGGGCGAACCCCGATGGTTCAATTGAACCGGTTCGCCGACGATGAAAGCGCCCGCCTCTTTGCAAAAGTCGAATTCTTCAATCCCGGCGGGAGCGTGAAGGATCGAATCTGCCTCAGCATGATCGAGGCGGCCGAGCAGGCCGGGAAGCTTCGGCCGGGGGGAACGATGGTGGAGCCGACCAGCGGCAACACCGGAATCGGTCTCGCCCTGGTCGCCGCGGTCCGCGGATACAAGTTGATTCTCGTCATGCCCGAATCGATGAGCATGGAGCGGGCCAGCCTGCTCTCTTCCTACGGCGCCCAGCTCGTCCTGACCCCCGCCTGGGAGGGGATGCGCGGCGCCATCAAAGAGGCGGAAAGCATCATCGAGCAGAATCCAAATTACTTCATGCCGAATCAGTTCTCGAACCCTGCGAATCCTGAGGTCCATCGGAAGACGACCGGGCCGGAGATCCTGGAAGCGCTGGACGGAAAGGTCGATGCCTTTGTCGTCGGGGTCGGGACGGGAGGGACGATTACCGGGGTCGGCGAAGTGCTCAAGGCGAAGAATCCGAAGACGATGATCGTGGCGGTCGAGCCGTCCGCCTCGCCGGTCCTCTCCGGCGGGGAGCCCGGTCCGCATAAAATCCAAGGGATCGGCGCCGGTTTCGTTCCGAATGTTCTTAATCGGAAAATCATCGACCGGGTCATCACCGTCAGCGATGACGACGCCTACAAAACCGCCAAGCTGCTCGCGCGCCAAGAGGGACTTCTCGTCGGGATCTCCTCCGGCGCCAACGCGCTGGCCGCACAGCAGATTGCACGGGAACTTGGCCGAGGCAAGACGGTCGTGACGATCCTTCCCGACACCGGGGAGCGATACATCAGCATCGAGAAATATTTTAATATTTAG
- a CDS encoding Mov34/MPN/PAD-1 family protein → MGLDRERVMLQIPKTLIDEMIAHAQAEAPNECCGLLSGKENVVSEIYQIGNLPADDPAIADLKVPPDRRFRYVMDPKEQLRAFKAMRKSGTELLGIYHSHPHSPAYPSATDVRLAFYTDTYYLIISLEKEKPEIRTFRIIDQKISEATIAVLP, encoded by the coding sequence ATGGGGTTAGACAGAGAAAGGGTGATGCTCCAAATTCCAAAAACCCTCATCGATGAAATGATCGCCCATGCGCAAGCGGAGGCGCCGAACGAGTGCTGCGGTCTTCTGTCAGGGAAAGAAAATGTGGTCAGTGAAATATATCAGATCGGCAACCTGCCGGCGGACGATCCGGCTATCGCCGATCTGAAGGTTCCGCCGGACCGCCGATTCCGCTATGTGATGGATCCCAAGGAACAACTCCGGGCCTTCAAAGCGATGCGAAAGAGCGGGACAGAACTCCTCGGGATCTACCATTCGCATCCTCACTCTCCGGCCTACCCTTCGGCCACCGATGTCCGCCTGGCCTTCTATACCGATACATACTACCTGATTATTTCCTTGGAAAAGGAGAAGCCGGAAATTCGCACCTTCCGGATTATCGATCAGAAGATTTCAGAAGCGACGATCGCGGTCTTACCCTAA
- the moeB gene encoding molybdopterin-synthase adenylyltransferase MoeB translates to MAFTEEQLQRYSRHILLPEVGGKGQKKIAAARVFLIGAGGLGSPAALYLAAAGVGTLGIIDSDVVDLSNLQRQVLHSTKTLHRPKVESAQETLSSMNPDVKIVPHLGKISSENILDLIKDYDIVLDGSDNFATRFLVNDACFFLKKTLVSGSIFRFEGQLTTLKPHETSEPKPCYRCLYPEPPPAGLVPSCQEAGVLGVLAGTIGVLQAAEALKEILGIGTSLAGRLLVYDALEMSFRTVKVPKNKQCHLCGPNPTITQLLDYEISCTLPPPGK, encoded by the coding sequence ATGGCATTTACAGAAGAGCAACTTCAGCGATACAGCCGCCACATTCTCCTTCCCGAAGTGGGAGGAAAAGGACAGAAAAAAATCGCCGCGGCGCGGGTTTTCTTGATCGGGGCCGGCGGGCTCGGCTCCCCCGCGGCTCTCTATCTGGCGGCGGCCGGCGTGGGAACCCTCGGCATCATCGACAGCGACGTGGTCGATCTCTCCAACCTTCAGCGCCAGGTCCTGCACAGCACGAAAACACTCCATCGCCCGAAGGTCGAATCGGCCCAAGAGACCCTTTCAAGTATGAACCCGGACGTCAAGATCGTCCCTCATCTCGGAAAAATTTCATCCGAAAACATCCTTGATCTCATCAAGGATTACGACATCGTCCTCGACGGATCGGATAATTTCGCGACCCGATTCCTCGTGAACGACGCCTGCTTTTTTCTCAAGAAGACCCTTGTCTCCGGAAGCATCTTCCGGTTCGAGGGGCAACTGACCACCCTCAAACCGCACGAGACCTCCGAGCCGAAACCCTGTTATCGGTGTCTCTATCCGGAGCCTCCCCCCGCGGGGCTGGTCCCCAGTTGCCAAGAAGCCGGGGTGCTCGGCGTCCTCGCCGGAACGATCGGCGTGCTCCAGGCCGCTGAAGCGCTGAAGGAAATTTTGGGAATCGGAACCTCGCTCGCCGGAAGACTCCTCGTTTATGACGCCCTTGAGATGTCGTTCCGCACGGTGAAGGTTCCAAAGAACAAGCAGTGCCATCTCTGCGGACCAAACCCCACCATCACGCAGCTTCTCGACTACGAAATCTCGTGCACCCTTCCCCCCCCGGGGAAATAA
- the mraZ gene encoding division/cell wall cluster transcriptional repressor MraZ, giving the protein MFLGKYQHTIDAKGRLSIPVKFREFLNAYSNATVIITTDLDRCLAAYPLQEWNVMTEKAKKLPTMDKGVKNFLRFFYSRATECPLDKQGRILLPPPLREYAQVNGDVLVVGIENRFEIWNPQKWQENEALVTENSERIQEALASLGM; this is encoded by the coding sequence GTGTTCCTGGGGAAATACCAGCATACGATCGACGCGAAAGGGCGGTTGAGTATCCCGGTAAAGTTTAGAGAGTTTTTGAACGCCTACTCCAACGCAACCGTCATCATCACCACCGATCTCGATCGATGCCTGGCGGCGTATCCGCTTCAAGAGTGGAACGTAATGACCGAGAAGGCGAAAAAGCTGCCGACCATGGACAAGGGGGTCAAGAATTTTTTAAGATTTTTTTATTCCCGCGCGACCGAATGTCCGCTCGATAAACAAGGGCGGATCCTTCTTCCTCCGCCGCTCCGGGAGTATGCGCAGGTCAACGGCGACGTCCTCGTCGTCGGAATTGAAAATCGATTCGAGATTTGGAATCCGCAAAAATGGCAGGAGAATGAGGCGCTCGTGACCGAAAATAGCGAGCGAATTCAGGAGGCGTTGGCCAGCTTGGGGATGTGA